The following proteins are encoded in a genomic region of Cryptomeria japonica chromosome 11, Sugi_1.0, whole genome shotgun sequence:
- the LOC131859934 gene encoding uncharacterized protein LOC131859934 codes for MTTPLHLLAFALTPKFYSDEMLAKPSRVPPYRDSEVSEGCRTALAKLFPDSEMEDLMTSEFADFVASNGQSVSALHDKYKKDSHAWWYLNGHTSPNLQTLAIKVLSQVASSSSFERNWSTYSFIHSVKRNRLAASKAEELVYVHSNLRLLTHKQNEYKDGSTKFWDVDPERTDLDFSAATQSLLSGESDSQCAASASGSEAACGSSTLPTSSNVNDDVDLDLPSDPYDAIADY; via the exons atgaccaccccactacatcttcttgcatttgcattgactcccaaattttatagtgatgaaatgcttgctaagccatcaagggtaccaccatatagagattcagaAGTCAGTGAAGGGTGTAGGACAGCACTTGCTAAACTCTTCCCAGATtctgaaatggaggatttaatgacaagtgagtttgctgattttgtagcctccaatggtcaaagtgtttccgctctccatgacaagtataaaaaggattctcatgcttggtggtacctcaatggccatacatcaccaaaccttcaaactcttgcaatcaaagttttatcgcaa gttgctagttcctcttcatttgagcgaaattggagcacatactcctttatccactcagtgaaacgcaaccgactggcagcaagtaaggcggaagagctcgtttatgtgcattcaaacttgcgccttcttactcataaacaaaatgagtataaggatgggagcacaaagttttgggatgtagatccagagcgaactgatttggatttttcagctgccacacaatctttactttctggggagtctgatagccaatgtgctgctagtgcaagtggcagtgaggctgcatgtggttccagtactctacctacatcatctaatgtcaatgatgatgttgatcttgatcttcctagtgacccatatgatgctattgctgattattag